A part of Miscanthus floridulus cultivar M001 chromosome 6, ASM1932011v1, whole genome shotgun sequence genomic DNA contains:
- the LOC136458924 gene encoding putative FBD-associated F-box protein At5g56700 produces MRGWVSPSSSSSSISSRQGQIVAWDWPPGSSSCSNPHSDGPPPALAPPSRAVDSDEEEFGGSPRAAKCACLESGCGDRVCTADRPAGDGRDRISDLPDAVLLSVLSLLPLRDAGRTAVLSSRWRGLFDQSLLDFNACQPFPPEGGRGGGWFIRAITDILAARPRIRIRSFRFVMYGWGFDGRLGVVDGWFRALARHGVREIDVDMFYAISMPTLPGSLLELASLETLKVHYCRFPDAWPAPVPAPAPRLPALKILDLSSVNVSQDSLQAILSHCNSLECVKLKNIIGLDKICLRSKSLARLYGDFGDLKEFVVEDAPNLEELVGIGLPSGKVKVKIVSAPKLQVLGYLGITVRPLILYDTVYDGGIVKLCTMMHSVKTLAIQVPFSEKGYTVFVVQLLKCFPCLEVLRVEPNKQSISQRLSVEGWDTANSIKCIEHSINRVVFEYFGGEDCQLGFLTFLLRMARALKLVELYCWTSKDWDSDQVELVEPKHRASPDAEIHFLGIYKPASDLYLCHCCTQRCQKENRVALL; encoded by the exons ATGAGAGGTTGGGTGagcccttcctcttcctcctcgtcgaTCTCGTCGCGGCAGGGTCAGATCGTGGCCTGGGATTGGCCGCCGGGTTCGTCGAGCTGCTCGAACCCGCACTCCGACGGCCCGCCGCCTGCGTTAGCCCCGCCTTCGCGGGCCGTGGACAGCGATGAGGAGGAATTCGGCGGCAGTCCACGGGCGGCTAAATGCGCTTGCCTGGAGTCCGGCTGCGGGGATAGGGTTTGCACCGCAGATCGGCCGGCCGGGGACGGCAGGGATCGAATCAGCGATCTCCCAGACGCCGTCCTTCTGTccgtcctctccttgctcccccTCCGCGACGCCGGGCGCACGGCAGTTCTCTCGTCGAGATGGCGCGGCCTGTTCGACCAATCCCTCTTGGACTTCAACGCGTGCCAGCCGTTCCCACCGGAgggaggccgcggcggcggctggtTCATCCGCGCGATCACCGACATCCTCGCCGCCCGCCCGCGCATCCGCATCCGGAGTTTCCGGTTCGTCATGTACGGGTGGGGGTTCGACGGCCGCCTGGGCGTCGTCGACGGCTGGTTCCGAGCCCTCGCGCGTCACGGCGTGCGGGAAATCGACGTCGACATGTTCTACGCAATCTCCATGCCGACTCTCCCTGGGTCCCTCCTCGAGCTCGCCTCCCTCGAAACCCTCAAAGTGCATTACTGCAGATTTCCGGATGCCTGGCCGGCGCCGGTGCCGGCCCCCGCGCCGCGGCTCCCCGCCCTCAAGATACTCGACCTGTCTAGTGTGAACGTGTCCCAGGACTCCCTGCAGGCCATCCTATCCCACTGCAACTCCCTGGAGTGCGTGAAGCTCAAGAACATCATTGGACTGGACAAGATTTGCCTCCGGTCCAAGAGCCTAGCACGCCTGTACGGTGACTTCGGCGACTTGAAAGAGTTCGTTGTTGAGGACGCCCCAAACCTTGAAGAATTGGTGGGGATTGGTTTGCCGAGCGGCAAGGTGAAGGTGAAGATCGTTTCCGCGCCCAAGCTGCAGGTGCTGGGGTACCTCGGGATCACCGTCCGGCCACTGATCCTCTATGACACCGTGTATGAT GGAGGGATCGTAAAGCTCTGCACAATGATGCACAGTGTTAAGACTTTGGCCATCCAGGTGCCCTTCTCCGAGAAGGGATACACCGTCTTTGTTGTTCAATTGCTCAAATGTTTCCCCTGTCTCGAGGTGCTCCGTGTCGAG CCTAATAAGCAGTCCATTTCCCAGCGGCTCAGTGTTGAAGGATGGGACACTGCAAATTCTATTAAGTGCATTGAGCATTCGATCAACAGAGTGGTGTTCGAGTATTTTGGAGGGGAAGACTGCCAGTTGGGATTTTTGACCTTTCTGCTTAGGATGGCCAGAGCTCTGAAGCTTGTCGAACTCTACTGTTGGACAAGCAAAGATTGGGACAGTGACCAGGTTGAGCTAGTGGAGCCTAAACATAGAGCATCTCCGGATGCCGAGATCCATTTTTTGGGAATCTATAAGCCGGCCAGTGACCTTTACCTATGCCACTGCTGCACTCAGCGATGCCAGAAGGAAAACAGAGTTGCTCTGTTATAA